In Lolium rigidum isolate FL_2022 chromosome 3, APGP_CSIRO_Lrig_0.1, whole genome shotgun sequence, the genomic window AATTTAGCATAAGTTTGAACATATTTCATCTTGTTCTGTTTGAATTCACCAATGTACACTCATTCCCGGGCTCACCCGCTGGGAAAATGGACCTCCCCAATCCAAACTATACATCTATCGGCGCTATTTTATAGGGTCGGATTTTGGCCTTGGCAGCCCAAACGGGCTGGAGGTGCTCTTACCTCATGAACCATTTGGATGGACATGGCATGACGATCTCAAATATTTTACTGACGAGATGAGATTAGATGACGGGACGGCCTTGACCTCGCGCCTACACCGACGCGACAGCGACCGAGGAAGGGACTTGCTGGCACAATCTCTCGAGTCGAGGTGTCATCGGCAGAATGGCCGGCAACTGGAGAGATTTTGTCCAAAACAATGATCGGAGACGGCGTAGATGGCCACCGGCCGGTTCTACTTTCGGTTCATTCGCCCCTACGCTCCGCGTCGCGTCGCTCTCGACGCGCACCCCTAGTCGGCCAGTCCCAcgcacacacgcacgcacgcagAATGCCAATGGCGTGGGCGCAACGCGCGGCCTGACGCTCCTCCCAGTCAGAGTCAATCCAGCCAGTCACACGTCCATCGCCacgctttctttctttcttttcgctCTGGAAATCGAGACACACGCCCGGTAGTTCCGAGTTCTCTTCGCATCTGCCCGTtggctcgacgccgtcgccggccggccgccgcgctaCGTGCCCGCCCGCGGCAGTTTTGACCTCCCGCTCCGCCTCGCCGGTTGGCGGTTGCGGTTGCCAGCGAGTTACCGCCCGCGCGACAACGGCAGCAGCGACAGCTGCGACCCCCAAgtcccccacctcctcctcccgcaccaaccccaccaccaccaccaccgccaccacagcAACCAACACAACGCGGAGAGGCGAGGGGCGGTTGGTTTGCCGCTGCTCCTAGCGCTGTTCCGCCAGGGCGCCACCGCGCGAGTGCGCTCCTACTGTTGCTGTGCAAGCGTCgaccccaaccgccgccgccgctttctAGCGGCTTCGCGACGTGTCGCGTAGCAGAGCGTGCTTCCAGCGAATAGCCAGCCCTGCTTTTCCCCCTCTACAGGAGGGAGTGCCCCCGAATCATCCGCCGCCGGAGAGGCGAGGTTCGCGTGTCGATCGTATCGGTCCGCGGCGCCGCCGATGGAGGCGCTCAAGAAGCAGGCCAGCAAGCTCCGGGAGCACGTCGCCAAGCAGCAGCAGGTACGGATCCCTCGACCCCAAATTCGCCCCCCGCCGATCACCGCGTCGCCCCAATTTTGCCACCAAGTTGGAGATAGATAGGGTTCTTCCTGCGGCTATTGCTCCCCCAATTAATTCCCCACATAGAGTTAGTTCATTTAAGAATTCTGAGGTTCGGGGTGTTGGGCAACTGATTGGGGGAACAGAACTGCAGCTGGAAGGGGCTGAATCGCGTATGTACTctatagtattttttttttttttttttggcggtGGGCAACTGATTACTGATTAGGAGAACAGACCACCAACTGGAAGGGAGCGAATTGCGTATGTGCTCTATTGCTTGACAGTTGACTGTGGCTGATGACTTGTTCGGCAGCTGAACCTAATTTCAGTTGGTCTAGTAGAATCCGTGCAACCCCCATATGCCATGCTTCATCCTTGAGAGACTTATGTCTAGTCAATGCAGGCGGTTCGCAAGACATTCAGCGCACGCTATAATCCAGACACTTCTCTTGTCGATGAAGCTGAACTTGAGTGCCATCACAATCTCCAGGCACTTTATAATTCCACAAGAGCAGCTAAAGTACGTGTCGCTTCTGTTCGTTACCTGTGAGGCTGTGATAGCTATCCTAGCTGATGGTTTTAAAGTAAGTTGGTTATATGTCTCATTCTGCAGCAATTCCAACGAACCATTGTACGAGGTGTCGAGGGTTTTGTTGCTGTTAGCACCAAACAGATGGAGATAGGTAACTTCGcattcttctttttgtttatgacaCGTGCGTATGCTTCTGGTTTGTGATACTTTGAAGCTATGATGTTTTCTTCTTCCTGTAGTGAAAAAGCTTGCTGAGGACTGTTGCAAATATGGAAACAACAATCTGAGTTCTGGTTTTGCTCTTGGAAGGGCTTCGGTTGAGTTTGGTAAAACCCACAGCCAAATGGAGGTGGAGCGGGACAAACTTCTTAAAGTTCTTGGAGAGCAGGTGATGGCTATTCCCACCCTCACTTTCACTATTTCACAAGTTCTTCAACATCACAAATGTTGCCTTCATGTGTTATGTTTTTTTGTCGAAAACAGTAGGCCTTCATTGTATTCAGCAACACAAAGTCAATTAAGTAGCATAAATGACACCAAAAACATGCATGGCACCAGTCATCagcataaaaaagaaagaaatcttGACACGCATAAAAGGAAAACAAAGCAGTTGAAAGCAGGGATAGATTCGCCTCTGGAAACATCACCGCAAGTCAGACAATTTCTTCCCTGGTTGCATCGCTTCTCTTGTAAGGCCATTGACCGTCGGTGTTTGGTTGGGCAGTGGAGCCGGTATTCTATGGACCATCGGCTGGTTCTGTGTCAGTGGCATCGCTACTCGATGAACCAACATCTTTCTCTTGTCCAGTGGCTTCTCTGCTGACACGAGAAGTTGAAGGATCATACCCATTCTCTCATCCGTTGCGATTGTGATGATCCACCCTCTGCAGTTTGGCTGCCAACGTCTCCATCCCCATGTAGTACTGTAGGAGCCAGACACACGTGAGGTACTCTATGCTCGTGGCCAAACCCTTGGCGCACAGGTATCCTCTGCATCTAGCGGCAGAGAAGCACAGCATGTCCACCCAGACGCTTTCAATCACATCCGACACCTTCTCTTCAGGCAGACCGGATAACACTTCAGCGATACTCCAAGCATCACGGATAATGCCCCCCTGTTGCTGTTGGGTACCATCTGGAAGTGGAGATCCTCCACCATCCACCACAGCAGCTATCCTTTGTGCAAGCTCTCTTTCCTTATAAGGTCGCTTGTCTCTTTCGGAGATGATGTCCTCTATTTTCTCTGTTTCATTGGCCGGTGATTTGTCTCCCCTGACGATGGCCTTCAGTTCGTCATAGGCAGTTGTGAAAAGGTTTCGCCTGGTGCCTGCCATTAGCATCTCAGGATTCACAAACAGTAGATACATCATGTAGTTGGACATTTCTCTGCACTGGACAGCCCTTTTCTGATGATCAGATCCTTCATACCAACCCGGGCATTGCATAAACATGAGGACATGAATCATGTAAGCACTGCAGTCCGTGGTGAGAATGAGATGCACCTTTCTTGTAGTAGAAGAAATCCGTGGCGAGATGCCAGAGAAGTCGTCGAATGTACCCTCTAAGCTCGAGCCCAGTTCCTGGTAGCATCCTTCACGCTCAATGGTAAACTGGCCCCTGTTATCATTGAACTTCTTGTAACTGGAAACATCTCTTATGTGGTGCTCCCACCCACCTTTCACATACTTGAGCACTAACTTTGTAATGCTGAAGGGAGAGGAGCAAGACTTCATGCGCCAATGTTGGTGAAGGAAGTCGTCACATCGCAAGAATCCCACGACCTTCATCATTTTGGAATGCTCCCGGTTGCGGACAAGGAATCCTATAAGGCTGTATTGGGAGACCATATCATTATAATATGTCTGGAACTTGAGAAATGAAATTTCATCCCTTGGGAGGTTTAAGACAAAGGCAAAACTCTCCAGTAGAGCAGTACAACAGAGTAAGGCATATGTAACCTTGACATCAGCTCCCCTATAAACTTCTCTCTGTCTATGCTGGAAGAGGGCTACAGCTGCGAGCGAAGGTACACAGCAAATCCacgaagaaaaatagaaaaaatggcTAGACCATCTGGGGGAAAATCTGGGAGGAAGGCAATATCGGGGATCATCTTTTGTTTGGTGTAGAGGAGTTGGAAGGTCCTGAAGAGCCAATGCTGCAGCTTACAATAAGCATGGTTGTCATCAAGTTCTGAGAACGACAGTAGCATCCTCATCCGATCATTGCAGAAGGAGATGCGAGGTCCACAAATAGCTCGTAGGGAGTGAAGTCCACCGGTGTGGCTGGTGTTAAAAGGTAACCATTCAACCCGACAGGACTGACTGCCTTGTCAATGAAATCTTCAAGTGGGCCAATATTGAGCTTCCGTGTGTGTGTGTCTACCGACCTCCTTACAGGCTGGCCGGAGCTGGCATGGCTGTTAATGCTAGCTCTACTGAGAGCCCAGGGCTTCTCGAAGCGAGGATACCGGGGATGAAGAGCAATATAGCAGCAAGCAGCAGATTCGTGTCGCCGCCtggccatgatttggaaaagacgTAGATGGCCACAGTGACCTGAGATACAGCGGTGAGGATGTGCCGCGTCCACAGCTCGTTGTCTTTGATGTTGTAGGTGGTTATGCCATCCTGTCCACCGAAGTGTATCAGGAGGATAGGCACCCAGAACACCTCCAGGCTTCTCTTGGTGCCGCCGtgttcatctccatcatcacgcgGCTTGCTGTGGCGGTTGAAGAGGGCTGCGAGAGCATAGATTGCAATGGCATCACTGCCGAGGTATACTAGCCAAATGATTAGTCTAAACCAGGATCTGACAGGGAACTTACGCTCAAGGGTAGCGACAAGGAGGATGTACTGAATCACCAGGCTACCGAGGACGAGTATGCGCAGCTGCCACTCCTCCCACCATTGCACATCACTTGGAACATCCATTACCATTAGCTGTCtctctctccttctccttctctctcTCATAACGCCACCCTTATCTTTTGTTCTTTCTACTCCGCAAGGGcatctttttaatctttttctccttttttcttcTGGTGGAGGCAAGGCATTCATTCCTTGTGCATATATGCATGCTGTTCTTTACTTTTCTCTTtccttctttttccttttttttggctgCTGGTGGACGTTACCACTCATGAGATCGGTCTGTTGTGCTtctgttttcctttttccttttttgtatAACATCACATGCCACCGACTAATGAGTTTATAGGCAGACTCACTAATGAGCTTTTAACAACAAACGGCCAGTCGTGGCCAGGAGGATATATGCAGCCACAATGAGATAGCATGTCCTTATATGAACATGGGAATGTATAAGGATTGAGTGCATATATCGAGTTTGACATGTAATTTTTGCATTTGTACCTTTTTAACTGAATCATCAAGTCAGTTAATCAAGCATCTTAATTGCGAGAAGACTGCTTTCAGCACATTTGTTGCACTCGAAACTTATTTACTGCTGAAATCGATTCTGAACTTGAGAGAAAGGTCATCCAAACCATATGAGGTTTTTCCTGTTGAAATTAACAAATAGTGTCAAGGAAAGTAGTGAATTCAGCAAGTCATATGATGATTTGCATATTCCAAAGTGCACATATAATTCTTGCATGGTTATATCTTACTGATGGCAACTGATGGGACCCGTGTTCTGATTCAACTGTCTTGCTATTGTTTAACCATTTGGCTTTTGCATCCATAGGTTTTTGAGCCTCTCCGGGAAATGATAATGAGTGCCCCCCTTGAAGATGCTCGCTTGTTAACTTACCGTTATCAACGGATAAGACAAGATATGGAGTCTCAGGTAATGGATCGAAAAAGAAATTTTCTCTACTTTACAGCAATGGCAATGCTAGGAGCTAGTACCTCTGATGTCACTTCCTTTAGCTTCCTGGCACTAATACCTAAAAAATATGAAAGAAAAGGGTGTTTGTTGGCCATGCAGCTACCACCTAGCACCGCCACTGCTTCAGAGATGCCTATCCCATACTAAATAGGCAAAGTTTTTCTTATTAGATAGCTGATGTGATGAGAAAGCAACTGAAGTCCAAGGAGAGTAGTGGTAATGCAGATTCGGCGAAACTGCAACATGCAGAATCAAAATTATCAGAGCTCCGAACTACGCTAGCAGCATTAGGAAGAGAAGCAACTGCAGCCATGGAGGCTGTTGAGGTTCAGCAGCAACAGGTTACCTTCGACCGTCTCCTTGCAATGGTAATGATACGCCTCGATGTTATTTCAGTATATGCACCAATCACTTAGTCTTGATCCATTGTGTTGATGCTTAAGATTTCCTGTACATGGTCATTGAAGCGTTACATCTCAAGGTCATGAATTGCCTTTTGGTTTTGCTAATCAGAAACTTCAGTCTAGGATGTAGCTAGACAAAATTTCAGTGAACTACCATCCTAGTGTTTGAATATTATAAGCTCTGTGCATGTGGTCATATGGGTTGCTTTTGTTCTCAATCACATCGTGAAGGTGACGTAGTTATTAATGGGAGTAGAACTCATCTTCTCATGTAAGTTTTGGCATATAAATACTTCTTCTAGATGAAACGAATTTAATCCTGTTAAAGTTTATCCTGGAAATTAGTTCCGTGTTCTAATTATCAGGTCTCTGATTGTTTATGTGTGCTTCAGCTGTTGGATGTTCCTCTTTTTTTTAATTAAACCTCCTACTTCAAGTTTCTCACTCCTGTATTTTCGGACACTCGTGAGCTTCAGTACTGGAACCACATATGCATAGACTTAGATAATGTTGATTGTACAAAAttaaacataaaatattaaatgGGATTTATCTTATGGTGCGCGTCATTACAGGTTGATGCCGAGAGAACTTATCATCAGACTGTTGCTGATATTCTGAACAAACTCCATGATGAGGTGCATAACTAAGATTCTTTTACCTGTATAGGCAGTTTCTAGTGCCATAATCCTTGAAAGTGGATGTGAGTGTTTTCTGCTGAAGTTTATTGCCCTTTTCTGCTAATTTGATAGATGCTCCT contains:
- the LOC124702041 gene encoding SH3 domain-containing protein 2-like: MEALKKQASKLREHVAKQQQAVRKTFSARYNPDTSLVDEAELECHHNLQALYNSTRAAKQFQRTIVRGVEGFVAVSTKQMEIVKKLAEDCCKYGNNNLSSGFALGRASVEFGKTHSQMEVERDKLLKVLGEQVFEPLREMIMSAPLEDARLLTYRYQRIRQDMESQIADVMRKQLKSKESSGNADSAKLQHAESKLSELRTTLAALGREATAAMEAVEVQQQQVTFDRLLAMVDAERTYHQTVADILNKLHDEMLLAKHHEESDNNHDEPSSEPSPEPKISSTHAHSNSTSEDPAPAVPETSEPTRNGQEVNYVGEVIHPFDAQADGELSIAVGDFVVVRQVSPNGWSEGECKGKAGWFPSAYVEQRDKAPASKVIEPGRLTA